One Dreissena polymorpha isolate Duluth1 chromosome 9, UMN_Dpol_1.0, whole genome shotgun sequence genomic window carries:
- the LOC127846155 gene encoding calcium-transporting ATPase type 2C member 1-like, with protein sequence MLTGDSQETAKAIAGRLGMLLASGTSLSGEEVENMDLTILRSIINNVIIFYRVTPRNKVKIVKALQANGQVVGMTGDGVNDAVALKAADIGISMGKSGTDVSKEAADMILVDDDFSVILHAIEEGKGIFYNIRNFVRFQLSTSIAALSLITLSTLFKLPNPLNAMQILWINIIMDGPPAQSLGVEPVDPDVIRQPPRKVKDPIITRYFIVNIVVSAAIIVCGTLWVFWREMSDNKITPRDTTMTFTCFVFFDMFNALSCRSQDKSVLQIGLFSNRMFLVAVGGSIIGQLLVVYFPPLQKIFQTEALYFSDFLFLVALTSSVLVVSEIRKFIQNVLDRRRRNRDSEQESYFFV encoded by the exons CTGGTAGACTAGGCATGCTGCTGGCAAGTGGTACCAGTCTGTCTGGAGAGGAAGTGGAAAACATGGATCTTACCATCCTGCGGAGCATTATCAATAATGTCATCATCTTCTACAGGGTGACACCGAGAAACAAAGTCAAGATTGTCAAG GCTTTACAAGCCAATGGTCAGGTGGTGGGTATGACAGGGGACGGTGTGAACGACGCAGTGGCCCTCAAGGCTGCAGACATAGGCATCTCCATGGGCAAGTCTGGGACTGATGTGTCAAAGGAGGCTGCTGATATGATCCTTGTTGATGATGACTTCTCAGTCATATT GCATGCAATAGAAGAAGGAAAGGGGATATTCTACAACATCAGGAATTTTGTTCGTTTCCAACTTAGCAC GAGTATAGCGGCCCTGTCCCTGATCACGCTTTCCACACTGTTCAAGCTTCCCAACCCTCTGAACGCCATGCAGATCCTCTGGATTAACATCATCATGGACGGGCCACCAGCTCAGAG CTTGGGTGTGGAGCCAGTGGACCCAGACGTTATACGACAGCCGCCTCGGAAAGTGAAGGACCCGATCATAACACGCTATTTCATCGTGAATATCGTGGTGTCGGCCGCCATAATTGTCTGTGGTACATTGTGGGTTTTCTGGAGAGAG ATGAGTGACAACAAGATAACGCCAAGGGACACCACCATGACCTTCACCTGCTTCGTATTCTTTGACATGTTCAACGCACTCAGTTGCAGATCTCAG GACAAGTCGGTGCTGCAGATAGGTCTATTTTCCAACCGCATGTTCCTGGTTGCTGTAGGGGGTTCAATAATTGGCCAATTGTTAGTCGTCTACTTTCCACCACTTCAGAAAATATTCCAGACTGAAGCCCTGTACTTCTCAG attttctatttttggttGCATTGACTTCATCGGTATTGGTGGTCTCAGAAATCAgaaaatttatacaaaatgttcttGATCGGCGTCGGAGGAATCGGGACAGCGAGCAGGAATCGTACTTTTTTGTTTGA